Proteins encoded within one genomic window of Misgurnus anguillicaudatus chromosome 18, ASM2758022v2, whole genome shotgun sequence:
- the cep170bb gene encoding centrosomal protein of 170 kDa protein B isoform X2, whose translation MSVTSWFLVSSSGTRHRLPREMIFVGREDCELMLQSRSVDKQHAVINYNPATDEHLVKDLGSLNGTFVNDLRIPDQTYITLKLSDIVRFGYDSHVYVLEKSQHKVPEEALKHEKYTSQLQMGLKITEGKQQNLLEEKSKLERPERKSVTGAPIEPPSPRPTPLYGQPSWWGEEESGNKGKNNEVRRSGDSQSEVTKEGPTGEVEFSSSVQDISDSQTKSTFLYNREPSYFEIPTKEFQVHPKSPPGDLIDIPTKDTNVPLTPTPQVVQSHASFTIEFDDCMPGKMKIKDHVTKFSSRQRSKQQPPSKPLTATPTEVQSAESKVADWLVHSDVSMMCRRPPCEDVYSTKSDLPIHNRTLKGHHHEDGTQSDSEDPELKDKRSKSHHSMQSKSSVQSHHSMQSRISESSESVLPQQSIPMQRSYYPQSVSPPKHPQPDFEESEAHIVQKPSSPPQTEFKPVHPEPHTQQAFIIEFFDDNPRKKRSQSFTHNTAHADSYSALKAKLERRKGGAHGERPASVHGHIPPTQQITVPLKGSAHGGSHRSSSLKRDKTEDSGSSTSLSGTSSRSTPTITIKPFGSVGKKSKIAQEFAAEFLKDTGKTSPPPMSAPPVMMSPSHTHLPSPAEPTGPSSVSYPSSPSQLLPLSQPILPASSPVSVPSHAPGRGVVSNASPVCLAGSSVPQFSPHGISGVDTKGSRVTRTEEEDSLSDAGTYTIETESQDKEVEEARSMIDQVFGVLDAPEYSDQTVVVTTSAHIHSGDQVSSLQAHPDVGGPKWVSRWASLADTYSDTGATQGSMVTQPQNGLTDRDGRVILMVSQSLDISGSESSQGSRTRRLLPQVPPGEKLESIMPSILIRHETNVDHEPPEKGTRAPQQQDGTQLLRVQDDLDPDSLSDTSRSDDSSILDRSGRSQGKKGTIAHLPSESLNYSKIREMPAPTPKPTSFYIGPEDDSCRSETSRSPVLSQPERDSSPKMPPTTVLIGQLSGHESKRPVKPNSSAPNLQVHDRDVVPTKDTATSFVRQESFTKDRPSDNIQVKKLPHISSHPALRSLDSGEPVRDASPFTKEAERSLVSPEERLPRSSQRSKKGSSSAQEDSLSGESDVDTASTISMVSSKNAPVSATKKHTAANDKRKDKTSTSLSARDKGRQPTARERLSEKRKTHASADKAETSKAEQTRRLQLRRSAGNRGSLDLSDNQQGQQLLPETAASDHESSSKPNGRKKLTAPLQKEDSNKVAKGGHQILTRSNSLSAPRPTRASMLRRARLGETSDNEGAETDRASQSSDHTKSPADAKKLSRLDILAMPRKRTRSFTVPSDNESTSSKHGISNRSVELTTNGRKGASGEVRQAASKGTPSTAKHSSTRTRSNQVKHSSASGSHRRQKASDYSSTSDEEFENNSSSKHKRSLASASTQTQTPQKLQMKLKSSSLETEEEEAQNEHFQNWSTHSAEIARLSQDLAKDLAILAREIHDVAGDGDSQTSSGMGTTTSPGSMPNTPASTISTREERPYASLQRFLSPQLVQHIPEASLNYQKVPPGSTSPIDQDSNMNDHDSSKRRPWNREEVILDNLMLNPVSQLSQAIRENTEQLAEKMKVMFQNKTEVWEEIEAKINAENEVPILKTSNKEISSILQELRRVQRQLEVINTIVEPGGTLKMPPVAASSGTKTKSASKEFTRPSSTNANASAKRGPRGPDGGRYVV comes from the exons atgagcgTGACATCATGGTTCCTGGTGAGCAGCTCTGGTACTCGTCACCGTCTGCCACGGGAGATGATCTTTGTTGGCCGGGAGGACTGCGAGCTCATGCTGCAG TCTCGTAGTGTGGATAAACAGCACGCTGTTATCAACTACAACCCTGCCACAGATGAGCACCTGGTCAAGGATCTGGGAAGTTTAAATGGG ACCTTCGTGAATGACCTGAGAATCCCGGACCAAACATATATAACCCTCAAGCTGTCGGACATTGTTCGGTTTGGATATG ATTCCCATGTGTATGTTCTTGAGAAGAGTCAACATAAAGTCCCTGAAGAGGCACTTAAG CACGAGAAATACACCAGTCAGCTGCAGATGGGCCTAAAAATCACAGAGGGAAAACAACAAAACCTGCTGGAGGAGAAGTCAAAATTAGAGCGTCCTGAACGCAAAAGTGTCACTG GTGCCCCTATAGAGCCCCCTTCACCCCGACCCACACCACTGTATGGCCAGCCATCATGGTGGGGAGAGGAAGAGTCTGGTAACAAAGGAAAAAACAACGAAGTACGCAGGTCAGGTGACAGTCAATCAG AGGTTACTAAAGAGGGCCCGACAGGTGAGGTTGAATTTAGCAGTTCTGTTCAGGACATCAGTGACAGCCAGACCAAGTCAACGTTCCTGTACAACCGTGAGCCCAGTTATTTTGAAATCCCAACAAAGGAGTTCCAAGTGCACCCCAAGTCTCCGCCAGGAGACCTTATCGACATCCCAACCAAAGACACCAATGTACCTCTGACTCCGACACCTCAAGTTGTCCAGAGTCATGCTTCTTTCACTATCGAGTTTGATGACTGCATGCCAGGCAAAATGAAAATCAAGGACCACGTAACCAAGTTCTCCTCTCGTCAGCGGAGCAAGCAGCAGCCGCCGAGTAAACCTCTGACAGCCACGCCCACAGAGGTTCAGTCGGCTGAGAGCAAAGTAGCAGATTGGCTCGTGCACAGTGATGTCAGCATGATGTGCAGGCGACCACCTTGTGAGGATGTATACAGCACTAAGAGTGACTTGCCGATACACAATAGGACACTCAAAG GACATCATCATGAAGATGGAACCCAGAGTGATTCCGAAGACCCAGAACTGAAAGACAAACGCAGCAAGTCTCATCATTCGATGCAATCTAAATCATCAGTACAGTCACACCACTCAATGCAATCAAGGATTTCCGAATCTTCTGAATCAGTGCTGCCTCAGCAGTCCATTCCAATGCAGAGATCTTATTATCCTCAGTCAGTCTCCCCGCCCAAACACCCTCAACCAGATTTCGAGGAAAGTGAGGCTCATATTGTCCAAAAACCCTCCTCTCCTCCCCAAACGGAGTTTAAGCCTGTGCACCCTGAGCCACATACCCAACAGGCCTTCATCATTGAGTTCTTTGATGATAATCCAAGGAAGAAGCGGTCACAGTCCTTTACCCACAACACTGCACATGCTGACTCCTACTCTGCTTTAAAGGCCAAACTGGAAAGACGCAAAGGTGGAGCTCATGGTGAAAGACCAGCTTCTGTTCATGGGCACATTCCTCCAACGCAGCAGATTACTGTTCCACTGAAAGGTTCAGCCCATGGAGGTTCACATAGGTCAAGCTCACTAAAGAGAGATAAGACAGAAGACAGTGGGAGCAGCACATCTCTTTCTGGGACCTCATCTCGCTCTACACCAACCATCACAATCAAGCCTTTTGGAAGTGTTGGCAAAAAGTCCAAAATAGCTCAAGAATTTGCTGCAGAGTTCCTGAAAGATACAGGAAAAACGTCGCCACCACCAATGTCTGCCCCACCTGTAATGATGTCCCCATCTCACACTCATTTACCCTCCCCAGCAGAACCAACGGGACCCTCATCTGTATCTTACCCATCTTCTCCATCCCAGCTGCTGCCATTATCCCAGCCTATTCTTCCAGCATCTTCCCCTGTCTCTGTCCCTTCTCATGCTCCTGGGAGAGGTGTAGTTTCTAATGCTTCCCCAGTTTGCTTGGCTGGGTCATCGGTACCCCAGTTTTCTCCACATGGAATTAGTGGTGTAGACACTAAGGGCTCAAGGGTGACACGGACAGAGGAGGAGGACAGTCTGAGCGATGCTGGTACCTACACTATTGAGACAGAGTCACAGGATAAGGAAGTTGAAGAAGCTAGAAGTATGATTGACCAG GTGTTTGGAGTGTTAGATGCACCAGAATACAGTGATCAGACTGTTGTAGTGACTACATCAGCACATATTCACAGTGGGGACCAAGTCAGCTCACTGCAG GCACATCCTGATGTAGGAGGGCCTAAATGGGTCTCACGCTGGGCCAGCCTAGCGGACACTTACAGTGATACTGGTGCCACGCAAGGATCCATGGTCACCCAACCCCAAAATGGACTTACAGACAGAG ATGGACGAGTGATATTAATGGTTAGTCAAAGCTTGGACATCTCTGGATCTGAAAGCAGTCAAGGTTCCAGAACAAGACGACTACTTCCCCAAGTTCCACCTGGAGAAAAACTTGAGAGCATAATGCCTAGCATCTTGATCCGACACGAGACAAACGTGGACCATGAGCCACCAGAGAAAGGTACTAGAGCACCTCAGCAGCAGGACGGCACTCAGTTGCTACGCGTCCAGGACGATTTGGACCCAGACAGTCTTAGTGACACCAGTCGTTCAGATGACAGCTCTATCCTTGATAGGAGTGGAAGAAGCCAAGGAAAGAAAGGAACCATAGCCCACTTGCCATCTGAAAGTCTAAACTATTCCAAAATCAGAGAGATGCCAGCACCAACTCCCAAACCCACATCGTTTTATATCGGTCCTGAAGATGATTCTTGCAGGTCAGAGACATCCAGAAGTCCTGTTCTGTCCCAGCCAGAAAGAGACTCCTCTCCCAAGATGCCTCCAACCACTGTCTTGATAGGACAACTGAGTGGCCATGAGTCTAAACGTCCAGTGAAGCCGAACTCATCAGCTCCAAATCTTCAGGTCCATGACAGAGATGTGGTGCCCACCAAAGACACTGCAACCTCATTTGTTCGACAGGAGAGTTTTACCAAAGATAGGCCAAGTGATAACATCCAAGTTAAGAAGCTGCCACATATCTCCAGTCATCCTGCTTTGAGAAGCTTGGATTCAGGAGAACCTGTGCGAGATGCATCTCCATTTACTAAGGAAGCAGAAagatctttggtgtccccagaagaGAGGTTACCTAGATCTAGTCAACGGTCGAAAAAGGGGAGCTCTTCTGCACAAGAGGACTCCCTGTCTGGTGAATCAGATGTTGACACCGCCAGTACCATAAGCATGGTCAGCAGTAAAAATGCCCCTGTCAGTGCAACTAAGAAGCACACTGCTGCAAATGATAAACGTAAGGATAAAACATCTACCAGTTTATCTGCACGCGACAAAGGACGACAACCTACAGCCCGTGAGCGACTATCAGAAAAACGCAAAACTCATGCCTCTGCAGATAAAGCTGAAACCAGTAAAGCTGAACAAACTCGTCGCCTCCAGCTTCGTCGTAGTGCTGGCAACCGAGGATCTTTAGATCTTTCAGATAATCAGCAAGGTCAACAGTTGTTGCCTGAAACTGCTGCTTCTGATCATGAGTCAAGTTCAAAGCCCAATGGTCGCAAGAAACTCACTGCACCACTGCAGAAAGAAGACTCTAATAAAGTGGCTAAAGGGGGCCATCAGATCCTAACCCGATCCAATAGCCTTTCAGCCCCAAGACCAACTCGTGCCTCCATGCTCCGCAGAGCCCGGCTAGGTGAGACCTCTGACAATGAGGGTGCAGAGACAGACCGTGCATCTCAGAGCTCCGACCACACTAAGAGTCCTGCCGATGCAAAGAAACTCTCAAGGTTGGACATTCTTGCCATGCCTCGGAAGCGGACTAGGTCCTTCACTGTGCCAAGTGACAATGAGTCCACCTCAAGCAAGCATGGAATTTCAAACCGTTCTGTTGAGCTGACTACCAATGGAAGAAAGGGAGCTTCAGGTGAGGTGAGACAGGCTGCCAGTAAAGGGACTCCATCAACAGCAAAGCATTCCTCCACCCGTACTCGATCTAACCAAGTTAAACACAGTAGCGCATCTG gTTCCCATCGCAGACAAAAGGCTTCAGACTATTCTTCTACCTCAGACGAGGAGTTTGAGAATAACTCCAGCTCTAAACACAAACGATCCCTCGCCTCAGCTTCAACTCAGACTCAGACACCACAGAAGCTTCAAATGAAGCTTAAAAGTAGCTCTTTGGAAACAGAAGAGGAGGAAGCTCAGAATGAACACTTCCAGAACTGGTCAACTCATAGTGCAGAGATTGCCAG GTTGAGTCAAGACCTGGCCAAAGATCTTGCCATTCTTGCACGTGAAATCCATGATGTAGCAGGGGATGGTGACTCTCAGACATCTTCAGGCATGGGAACTACCACCTCTCCAGGCTCCATGCCCAATACTCCTGCATCAACTATCTCAACCAGAGAGGAG AGACCATATGCATCATTACAGAGGTTCCTGTCACCTCAG CTGGTACAGCATATACCCGAGGCAAGTCTGAACTATCAAAAGGTTCCTCCAGGCTCAACTAGTCCAATAGACCAGGACTCAAATATGAACGACCATGACAGCTCCAAACGACGTCCCTGGAACCGTGAAGAG GTGATTCTGGACAATCTAATGTTGAACCCAGTCTCCCAGCTCTCACAGGCTATCAGAGAGAACACAGAGCAACTAGCGGAGAAAATGAA AGTTATGTTTCAAAACAAGACAGAGGTGTGGGAAGAaatagaggcaaaaatcaatgCTGAAAATGAGGTTCCCATTCTCAAGACATCCAACAAG GAAATCTCATCTATTCTCCAGGAACTTAGAAGAGTGCAGagacaacttgagg TGATCAACACTATTGTTGAACCTGGAGGAACCCTCAAGATGCCCCCTGTTGCAGCTTCATCCGGGACAAAGACCAAATCTGCTTCCAAGGAGTTTACAAGGCCCTCTTCTACTAATGCCAATGCAAGTGCAAAGCGAGGTCCCCGTGGACCGGACGGAGGGCGATATGTAGTTTAA
- the cep170bb gene encoding centrosomal protein of 170 kDa protein B isoform X4: MSVTSWFLVSSSGTRHRLPREMIFVGREDCELMLQSRSVDKQHAVINYNPATDEHLVKDLGSLNGTFVNDLRIPDQTYITLKLSDIVRFGYDSHVYVLEKSQHKVPEEALKHEKYTSQLQMGLKITEGKQQNLLEEKSKLERPERKSVTGAPIEPPSPRPTPLYGQPSWWGEEESGNKGKNNEVRRSGDSQSVWCGCLLTEVTKEGPTGEVEFSSSVQDISDSQTKSTFLYNREPSYFEIPTKEFQVHPKSPPGDLIDIPTKDTNVPLTPTPQVVQSHASFTIEFDDCMPGKMKIKDHVTKFSSRQRSKQQPPSKPLTATPTEVQSAESKVADWLVHSDVSMMCRRPPCEDVYSTKSDLPIHNRTLKGHHHEDGTQSDSEDPELKDKRSKSHHSMQSKSSVQSHHSMQSRISESSESVLPQQSIPMQRSYYPQSVSPPKHPQPDFEESEAHIVQKPSSPPQTEFKPVHPEPHTQQAFIIEFFDDNPRKKRSQSFTHNTAHADSYSALKAKLERRKGGAHGERPASVHGHIPPTQQITVPLKGSAHGGSHRSSSLKRDKTEDSGSSTSLSGTSSRSTPTITIKPFGSVGKKSKIAQEFAAEFLKDTGKTSPPPMSAPPVMMSPSHTHLPSPAEPTGPSSVSYPSSPSQLLPLSQPILPASSPVSVPSHAPGRGVVSNASPVCLAGSSVPQFSPHGISGVDTKGSRVTRTEEEDSLSDAGTYTIETESQDKEVEEARSMIDQVFGVLDAPEYSDQTVVVTTSAHIHSGDQVSSLQAHPDVGGPKWVSRWASLADTYSDTGATQGSMVTQPQNGLTDRDGRVILMVSQSLDISGSESSQGSRTRRLLPQVPPGEKLESIMPSILIRHETNVDHEPPEKGTRAPQQQDGTQLLRVQDDLDPDSLSDTSRSDDSSILDRSGRSQGKKGTIAHLPSESLNYSKIREMPAPTPKPTSFYIGPEDDSCRSETSRSPVLSQPERDSSPKMPPTTVLIGQLSGHESKRPVKPNSSAPNLQVHDRDVVPTKDTATSFVRQESFTKDRPSDNIQVKKLPHISSHPALRSLDSGEPVRDASPFTKEAERSLVSPEERLPRSSQRSKKGSSSAQEDSLSGESDVDTASTISMVSSKNAPVSATKKHTAANDKRKDKTSTSLSARDKGRQPTARERLSEKRKTHASADKAETSKAEQTRRLQLRRSAGNRGSLDLSDNQQGQQLLPETAASDHESSSKPNGRKKLTAPLQKEDSNKVAKGGHQILTRSNSLSAPRPTRASMLRRARLGETSDNEGAETDRASQSSDHTKSPADAKKLSRLDILAMPRKRTRSFTVPSDNESTSSKHGISNRSVELTTNGRKGASGEVRQAASKGTPSTAKHSSTRTRSNQVKHSSASGSHRRQKASDYSSTSDEEFENNSSSKHKRSLASASTQTQTPQKLQMKLKSSSLETEEEEAQNEHFQNWSTHSAEIARLSQDLAKDLAILAREIHDVAGDGDSQTSSGMGTTTSPGSMPNTPASTISTREEVILDNLMLNPVSQLSQAIRENTEQLAEKMKVMFQNKTEVWEEIEAKINAENEVPILKTSNKEISSILQELRRVQRQLEVINTIVEPGGTLKMPPVAASSGTKTKSASKEFTRPSSTNANASAKRGPRGPDGGRYVV, translated from the exons atgagcgTGACATCATGGTTCCTGGTGAGCAGCTCTGGTACTCGTCACCGTCTGCCACGGGAGATGATCTTTGTTGGCCGGGAGGACTGCGAGCTCATGCTGCAG TCTCGTAGTGTGGATAAACAGCACGCTGTTATCAACTACAACCCTGCCACAGATGAGCACCTGGTCAAGGATCTGGGAAGTTTAAATGGG ACCTTCGTGAATGACCTGAGAATCCCGGACCAAACATATATAACCCTCAAGCTGTCGGACATTGTTCGGTTTGGATATG ATTCCCATGTGTATGTTCTTGAGAAGAGTCAACATAAAGTCCCTGAAGAGGCACTTAAG CACGAGAAATACACCAGTCAGCTGCAGATGGGCCTAAAAATCACAGAGGGAAAACAACAAAACCTGCTGGAGGAGAAGTCAAAATTAGAGCGTCCTGAACGCAAAAGTGTCACTG GTGCCCCTATAGAGCCCCCTTCACCCCGACCCACACCACTGTATGGCCAGCCATCATGGTGGGGAGAGGAAGAGTCTGGTAACAAAGGAAAAAACAACGAAGTACGCAGGTCAGGTGACAGTCAATCAG TTTGGTGTGGGTGTTTATTGACAGAGGTTACTAAAGAGGGCCCGACAGGTGAGGTTGAATTTAGCAGTTCTGTTCAGGACATCAGTGACAGCCAGACCAAGTCAACGTTCCTGTACAACCGTGAGCCCAGTTATTTTGAAATCCCAACAAAGGAGTTCCAAGTGCACCCCAAGTCTCCGCCAGGAGACCTTATCGACATCCCAACCAAAGACACCAATGTACCTCTGACTCCGACACCTCAAGTTGTCCAGAGTCATGCTTCTTTCACTATCGAGTTTGATGACTGCATGCCAGGCAAAATGAAAATCAAGGACCACGTAACCAAGTTCTCCTCTCGTCAGCGGAGCAAGCAGCAGCCGCCGAGTAAACCTCTGACAGCCACGCCCACAGAGGTTCAGTCGGCTGAGAGCAAAGTAGCAGATTGGCTCGTGCACAGTGATGTCAGCATGATGTGCAGGCGACCACCTTGTGAGGATGTATACAGCACTAAGAGTGACTTGCCGATACACAATAGGACACTCAAAG GACATCATCATGAAGATGGAACCCAGAGTGATTCCGAAGACCCAGAACTGAAAGACAAACGCAGCAAGTCTCATCATTCGATGCAATCTAAATCATCAGTACAGTCACACCACTCAATGCAATCAAGGATTTCCGAATCTTCTGAATCAGTGCTGCCTCAGCAGTCCATTCCAATGCAGAGATCTTATTATCCTCAGTCAGTCTCCCCGCCCAAACACCCTCAACCAGATTTCGAGGAAAGTGAGGCTCATATTGTCCAAAAACCCTCCTCTCCTCCCCAAACGGAGTTTAAGCCTGTGCACCCTGAGCCACATACCCAACAGGCCTTCATCATTGAGTTCTTTGATGATAATCCAAGGAAGAAGCGGTCACAGTCCTTTACCCACAACACTGCACATGCTGACTCCTACTCTGCTTTAAAGGCCAAACTGGAAAGACGCAAAGGTGGAGCTCATGGTGAAAGACCAGCTTCTGTTCATGGGCACATTCCTCCAACGCAGCAGATTACTGTTCCACTGAAAGGTTCAGCCCATGGAGGTTCACATAGGTCAAGCTCACTAAAGAGAGATAAGACAGAAGACAGTGGGAGCAGCACATCTCTTTCTGGGACCTCATCTCGCTCTACACCAACCATCACAATCAAGCCTTTTGGAAGTGTTGGCAAAAAGTCCAAAATAGCTCAAGAATTTGCTGCAGAGTTCCTGAAAGATACAGGAAAAACGTCGCCACCACCAATGTCTGCCCCACCTGTAATGATGTCCCCATCTCACACTCATTTACCCTCCCCAGCAGAACCAACGGGACCCTCATCTGTATCTTACCCATCTTCTCCATCCCAGCTGCTGCCATTATCCCAGCCTATTCTTCCAGCATCTTCCCCTGTCTCTGTCCCTTCTCATGCTCCTGGGAGAGGTGTAGTTTCTAATGCTTCCCCAGTTTGCTTGGCTGGGTCATCGGTACCCCAGTTTTCTCCACATGGAATTAGTGGTGTAGACACTAAGGGCTCAAGGGTGACACGGACAGAGGAGGAGGACAGTCTGAGCGATGCTGGTACCTACACTATTGAGACAGAGTCACAGGATAAGGAAGTTGAAGAAGCTAGAAGTATGATTGACCAG GTGTTTGGAGTGTTAGATGCACCAGAATACAGTGATCAGACTGTTGTAGTGACTACATCAGCACATATTCACAGTGGGGACCAAGTCAGCTCACTGCAG GCACATCCTGATGTAGGAGGGCCTAAATGGGTCTCACGCTGGGCCAGCCTAGCGGACACTTACAGTGATACTGGTGCCACGCAAGGATCCATGGTCACCCAACCCCAAAATGGACTTACAGACAGAG ATGGACGAGTGATATTAATGGTTAGTCAAAGCTTGGACATCTCTGGATCTGAAAGCAGTCAAGGTTCCAGAACAAGACGACTACTTCCCCAAGTTCCACCTGGAGAAAAACTTGAGAGCATAATGCCTAGCATCTTGATCCGACACGAGACAAACGTGGACCATGAGCCACCAGAGAAAGGTACTAGAGCACCTCAGCAGCAGGACGGCACTCAGTTGCTACGCGTCCAGGACGATTTGGACCCAGACAGTCTTAGTGACACCAGTCGTTCAGATGACAGCTCTATCCTTGATAGGAGTGGAAGAAGCCAAGGAAAGAAAGGAACCATAGCCCACTTGCCATCTGAAAGTCTAAACTATTCCAAAATCAGAGAGATGCCAGCACCAACTCCCAAACCCACATCGTTTTATATCGGTCCTGAAGATGATTCTTGCAGGTCAGAGACATCCAGAAGTCCTGTTCTGTCCCAGCCAGAAAGAGACTCCTCTCCCAAGATGCCTCCAACCACTGTCTTGATAGGACAACTGAGTGGCCATGAGTCTAAACGTCCAGTGAAGCCGAACTCATCAGCTCCAAATCTTCAGGTCCATGACAGAGATGTGGTGCCCACCAAAGACACTGCAACCTCATTTGTTCGACAGGAGAGTTTTACCAAAGATAGGCCAAGTGATAACATCCAAGTTAAGAAGCTGCCACATATCTCCAGTCATCCTGCTTTGAGAAGCTTGGATTCAGGAGAACCTGTGCGAGATGCATCTCCATTTACTAAGGAAGCAGAAagatctttggtgtccccagaagaGAGGTTACCTAGATCTAGTCAACGGTCGAAAAAGGGGAGCTCTTCTGCACAAGAGGACTCCCTGTCTGGTGAATCAGATGTTGACACCGCCAGTACCATAAGCATGGTCAGCAGTAAAAATGCCCCTGTCAGTGCAACTAAGAAGCACACTGCTGCAAATGATAAACGTAAGGATAAAACATCTACCAGTTTATCTGCACGCGACAAAGGACGACAACCTACAGCCCGTGAGCGACTATCAGAAAAACGCAAAACTCATGCCTCTGCAGATAAAGCTGAAACCAGTAAAGCTGAACAAACTCGTCGCCTCCAGCTTCGTCGTAGTGCTGGCAACCGAGGATCTTTAGATCTTTCAGATAATCAGCAAGGTCAACAGTTGTTGCCTGAAACTGCTGCTTCTGATCATGAGTCAAGTTCAAAGCCCAATGGTCGCAAGAAACTCACTGCACCACTGCAGAAAGAAGACTCTAATAAAGTGGCTAAAGGGGGCCATCAGATCCTAACCCGATCCAATAGCCTTTCAGCCCCAAGACCAACTCGTGCCTCCATGCTCCGCAGAGCCCGGCTAGGTGAGACCTCTGACAATGAGGGTGCAGAGACAGACCGTGCATCTCAGAGCTCCGACCACACTAAGAGTCCTGCCGATGCAAAGAAACTCTCAAGGTTGGACATTCTTGCCATGCCTCGGAAGCGGACTAGGTCCTTCACTGTGCCAAGTGACAATGAGTCCACCTCAAGCAAGCATGGAATTTCAAACCGTTCTGTTGAGCTGACTACCAATGGAAGAAAGGGAGCTTCAGGTGAGGTGAGACAGGCTGCCAGTAAAGGGACTCCATCAACAGCAAAGCATTCCTCCACCCGTACTCGATCTAACCAAGTTAAACACAGTAGCGCATCTG gTTCCCATCGCAGACAAAAGGCTTCAGACTATTCTTCTACCTCAGACGAGGAGTTTGAGAATAACTCCAGCTCTAAACACAAACGATCCCTCGCCTCAGCTTCAACTCAGACTCAGACACCACAGAAGCTTCAAATGAAGCTTAAAAGTAGCTCTTTGGAAACAGAAGAGGAGGAAGCTCAGAATGAACACTTCCAGAACTGGTCAACTCATAGTGCAGAGATTGCCAG GTTGAGTCAAGACCTGGCCAAAGATCTTGCCATTCTTGCACGTGAAATCCATGATGTAGCAGGGGATGGTGACTCTCAGACATCTTCAGGCATGGGAACTACCACCTCTCCAGGCTCCATGCCCAATACTCCTGCATCAACTATCTCAACCAGAGAGGAG GTGATTCTGGACAATCTAATGTTGAACCCAGTCTCCCAGCTCTCACAGGCTATCAGAGAGAACACAGAGCAACTAGCGGAGAAAATGAA AGTTATGTTTCAAAACAAGACAGAGGTGTGGGAAGAaatagaggcaaaaatcaatgCTGAAAATGAGGTTCCCATTCTCAAGACATCCAACAAG GAAATCTCATCTATTCTCCAGGAACTTAGAAGAGTGCAGagacaacttgagg TGATCAACACTATTGTTGAACCTGGAGGAACCCTCAAGATGCCCCCTGTTGCAGCTTCATCCGGGACAAAGACCAAATCTGCTTCCAAGGAGTTTACAAGGCCCTCTTCTACTAATGCCAATGCAAGTGCAAAGCGAGGTCCCCGTGGACCGGACGGAGGGCGATATGTAGTTTAA